One part of the Arabidopsis thaliana chromosome 4, partial sequence genome encodes these proteins:
- the PIPK10 gene encoding phosphatidylinositol phosphate kinase 10 (phosphatidylinositol phosphate kinase 10 (PIPK10); FUNCTIONS IN: 1-phosphatidylinositol-4-phosphate 5-kinase activity; INVOLVED IN: phosphatidylinositol metabolic process; LOCATED IN: cellular_component unknown; EXPRESSED IN: 24 plant structures; EXPRESSED DURING: 10 growth stages; CONTAINS InterPro DOMAIN/s: Phosphatidylinositol-4-phosphate 5-kinase, core, subgroup (InterPro:IPR016034), Phosphatidylinositol-4-phosphate 5-kinase, core (InterPro:IPR002498); BEST Arabidopsis thaliana protein match is: Phosphatidylinositol-4-phosphate 5-kinase, core (TAIR:AT1G01460.1); Has 1758 Blast hits to 1594 proteins in 222 species: Archae - 0; Bacteria - 0; Metazoa - 739; Fungi - 277; Plants - 390; Viruses - 0; Other Eukaryotes - 352 (source: NCBI BLink).), whose protein sequence is MELRATVENRIRYSTKHIKHLPPGSITEFDWKDYCPVGFGLIQELEGIDHDDYLLSICTDETLKKISSGKIGNVFHISNDNRFLIKILRKSEIKVTLEMLPRYYRHINYHRSSLFTRIFGAHSVKPLGGVKTYFAVMSNMLHSTIFVNKLYDLKGSPKGRSNKKIEVRNTTVLKDIDFDFCFYVDPLARQRIIKQTKLDCELLEEEGIMDYSLLVGLQSKGSCQGSLDGLNPVYGSFAPPSSFKSNSTKSMKTASSSPDRSSVAMYSCSPDRDSVENEMSMTIQSVTSNSASSETNILATTLSDLFHNSSNINFGMKIPARARRVTRETGEEEWYNVVLYIGIVDTFQDYGMKKRIEHCYKSIQYNSNSISTVHPKIYSSRFQDFVSNIFLPHDDDLSSKY, encoded by the exons ATGGAGCTGAGAGCCACGGTGGAGAATCGAATTCGATACTCTACAAAACACATTAAACACTTGCCACCTGGCTCAATCACTGAGTTTGATTGGAAGGATTACTGTCCCGTTGGTTTCGG aCTTATTCAAGAACTTGAGGGTATAGATCATGATGATTACTTGCTATCCATTTGCACTGATGAGACTCTCAAGAAGATTTCTTCTGGGAAAATTGGAAATGTCTTTCATATTTCCAATGATAACCGTTTTCTCATCAAGATTCTTCGAAAATCCGAAATTAAG GTGACACTAGAGATGCTTCCACGTTACTACAGACATATTAATTATCACAGATCATCACTATTCACAAGGATTTTTGGTGCTCATTCTGTGAAGCCTCTTGGAGGTGTTAAG ACATATTTTGCTGTGATGTCAAACATGCTACATTCAACGATCTTTGTGAACAAGCTCTATGATCTTAAAGGTTCTCCGAAAGGTCGATCTAACAAGAAAATTGAAGTGAGAAACACCACTGTTTTGAAGGACATCGATTTCGATTTCTGTTTCTACGTTGATCCTTTGGCGAGACAACGCATCATCAA GCAAACAAAGCTAGATTGCGAgcttttggaagaagaaggtataATGGATTATAGcttattggttggtttacaATCTAAAGGCTCATGTCAAG GTTCACTTGATGGATTGAACCCGGTTTACGGTAGCTTCGCACCTCCAA GCTCGTTCAAAAGCAATAGCACAAAGTCGATGAAGACGGCTTCTAGTTCTCCTGATAGATCTTCTGTAGCAATGTATTCATGCTCTCCCGATAGAG ATTCAGTCGAAAACGAAATGTCAATGACTATACAATCAGTGACAAGCAATAGCGCAAGCtcagaaacaaatatattagcCACAACACTCAGTGACCTCTTTCACAATAG ctcaaatatcaattttggGATGAAGATTCCAGCGAGGGCACGGCGAGTGACGAGAGaaaccggagaagaagaatggtacaatgttgttttgtatataGGGATAGTAGACACATTTCAAGACTATGGTATGAAGAAACGCATAGAACATTGTTACAAATCCATTCAATATAACTCAAACTCAATCTCAACCGTCCATCCTAAGATCTACTCTTCTAGATTCCAAGACTTTGTCTCCAACATCTTCCTACCTCACGACGATGATCTCTCTTCGAAATATTGa
- a CDS encoding Calcium-dependent lipid-binding (CaLB domain) family protein (Calcium-dependent lipid-binding (CaLB domain) family protein; CONTAINS InterPro DOMAIN/s: C2 membrane targeting protein (InterPro:IPR018029), C2 calcium/lipid-binding domain, CaLB (InterPro:IPR008973), C2 calcium-dependent membrane targeting (InterPro:IPR000008); BEST Arabidopsis thaliana protein match is: Calcium-dependent lipid-binding (CaLB domain) family protein (TAIR:AT2G33320.1); Has 277 Blast hits to 277 proteins in 18 species: Archae - 0; Bacteria - 0; Metazoa - 0; Fungi - 0; Plants - 277; Viruses - 0; Other Eukaryotes - 0 (source: NCBI BLink).), with protein sequence MEETQVLEINLISAQGLKEPTGKLRRLQTYASVWVDSSSKLRTRIDRIGSENPIWNDKFVFQVSPEFLSSETSGVSIEIYAVGYLRDHLIGTVRFLVSNFLPTAAVKVPSLVALQIRRPSGKFHGVLNIAAMVMDASELPADFFKSVQEIRRSRKMRKSRSAVSSSENGSADDGESSKENSVCGSVNFSDDGTDSTASSPMPSPLRDWNAVRNLAGKNHVRSSSDGGGLMCCFLMKSSGMLPPRRKMTDG encoded by the coding sequence atggaGGAGACGCAAGTTCTTGAGATCAATCTCATCTCTGCGCAAGGACTTAAAGAACCGACGGGAAAGCTCCGGCGATTGCAGACTTACGCATCCGTCTGGGTTGATTCTTCCAGCAAACTCCGGACTCGAATTGATCGGATCGGCTCTGAGAATCCGATCTGGAACGACAAATTCGTTTTCCAGGTATCGCCGGAGTTTCTATCTAGCGAAACTTCTGGTGTTTCAATCGAGATCTACGCCGTTGGTTACTTGCGAGATCATCTGATCGGAACTGTTCGCTTCCTCGTGAGTAACTTCCTCCCAACCGCCGCCGTGAAAGTTCCATCTCTCGTCGCGCTTCAGATCCGTCGTCCTTCTGGAAAGTTTCACGGCGTTCTTAACATCGCGGCTATGGTGATGGATGCTTCTGAACTTCCAGCTGATTTCTTCAAGTCGGTTCAAGAGATCCGTCGGAGTCGGAAAATGAGAAAGTCTAGATCTGCGGTTAGTTCGTCGGAGAACGGTTCCGCTGACGACGGTGAGAGTTCGAAAGAGAATTCGGTTTGCGGATCGGTTAATTTCTCCGACGACGGTACTGACTCGACGGCGTCTTCTCCGATGCCGTCTCCTCTCAGAGACTGGAACGCTGTTCgaaatttggcgggaaagaATCACGTGCGATCGTCATCGGACGGCGGAGGATTGATGTGCTGTTTCTTGATGAAATCGTCGGGCATGTTACcaccaagaagaaaaatgacgGACGGCTGA
- the PIPK10 gene encoding phosphatidylinositol phosphate kinase 10, with amino-acid sequence MAKFTRLITAMELRATVENRIRYSTKHIKHLPPGSITEFDWKDYCPVGFGLIQELEGIDHDDYLLSICTDETLKKISSGKIGNVFHISNDNRFLIKILRKSEIKVTLEMLPRYYRHINYHRSSLFTRIFGAHSVKPLGGVKTYFAVMSNMLHSTIFVNKLYDLKGSPKGRSNKKIEVRNTTVLKDIDFDFCFYVDPLARQRIIKQTKLDCELLEEEGIMDYSLLVGLQSKGSCQGSLDGLNPVYGSFAPPSSFKSNSTKSMKTASSSPDRSSVAMYSCSPDRDSVENEMSMTIQSVTSNSASSETNILATTLSDLFHNSSNINFGMKIPARARRVTRETGEEEWYNVVLYIGIVDTFQDYGMKKRIEHCYKSIQYNSNSISTVHPKIYSSRFQDFVSNIFLPHDDDLSSKY; translated from the exons aTGGCAAAGTTTACGAGATTGATAACAGCCATGGAGCTGAGAGCCACGGTGGAGAATCGAATTCGATACTCTACAAAACACATTAAACACTTGCCACCTGGCTCAATCACTGAGTTTGATTGGAAGGATTACTGTCCCGTTGGTTTCGG aCTTATTCAAGAACTTGAGGGTATAGATCATGATGATTACTTGCTATCCATTTGCACTGATGAGACTCTCAAGAAGATTTCTTCTGGGAAAATTGGAAATGTCTTTCATATTTCCAATGATAACCGTTTTCTCATCAAGATTCTTCGAAAATCCGAAATTAAG GTGACACTAGAGATGCTTCCACGTTACTACAGACATATTAATTATCACAGATCATCACTATTCACAAGGATTTTTGGTGCTCATTCTGTGAAGCCTCTTGGAGGTGTTAAG ACATATTTTGCTGTGATGTCAAACATGCTACATTCAACGATCTTTGTGAACAAGCTCTATGATCTTAAAGGTTCTCCGAAAGGTCGATCTAACAAGAAAATTGAAGTGAGAAACACCACTGTTTTGAAGGACATCGATTTCGATTTCTGTTTCTACGTTGATCCTTTGGCGAGACAACGCATCATCAA GCAAACAAAGCTAGATTGCGAgcttttggaagaagaaggtataATGGATTATAGcttattggttggtttacaATCTAAAGGCTCATGTCAAG GTTCACTTGATGGATTGAACCCGGTTTACGGTAGCTTCGCACCTCCAA GCTCGTTCAAAAGCAATAGCACAAAGTCGATGAAGACGGCTTCTAGTTCTCCTGATAGATCTTCTGTAGCAATGTATTCATGCTCTCCCGATAGAG ATTCAGTCGAAAACGAAATGTCAATGACTATACAATCAGTGACAAGCAATAGCGCAAGCtcagaaacaaatatattagcCACAACACTCAGTGACCTCTTTCACAATAG ctcaaatatcaattttggGATGAAGATTCCAGCGAGGGCACGGCGAGTGACGAGAGaaaccggagaagaagaatggtacaatgttgttttgtatataGGGATAGTAGACACATTTCAAGACTATGGTATGAAGAAACGCATAGAACATTGTTACAAATCCATTCAATATAACTCAAACTCAATCTCAACCGTCCATCCTAAGATCTACTCTTCTAGATTCCAAGACTTTGTCTCCAACATCTTCCTACCTCACGACGATGATCTCTCTTCGAAATATTGa
- the MGP4 gene encoding Nucleotide-diphospho-sugar transferase family protein (Nucleotide-diphospho-sugar transferase family protein; FUNCTIONS IN: molecular_function unknown; INVOLVED IN: biological_process unknown; LOCATED IN: endoplasmic reticulum; EXPRESSED IN: 22 plant structures; EXPRESSED DURING: 13 growth stages; CONTAINS InterPro DOMAIN/s: Reticulon (InterPro:IPR003388), Nucleotide-diphospho-sugar transferase, predicted (InterPro:IPR005069); BEST Arabidopsis thaliana protein match is: rhamnogalacturonan xylosyltransferase 2 (TAIR:AT4G01750.1); Has 332 Blast hits to 328 proteins in 29 species: Archae - 0; Bacteria - 0; Metazoa - 2; Fungi - 0; Plants - 300; Viruses - 0; Other Eukaryotes - 30 (source: NCBI BLink).), translating to MAQQKFLHQRPIQNPFTNPFSSSPLSTSSISNRPISLLSRNGLLLLLALLVILGVFLPWAGSPLFPSPNKLSPSQSKWRDYSLPQAVKFVAKNGTVIVCAVSYPYLPFLNNWLISVSRQKHQDQVLVIAEDYATLYKVNEKWPGHAVLIPPALDSQTAHKFGSQGFFNFTARRPQHLLEILELGYNVMYNDVDMVWLQDPFQYLEGKHDAYFMDDMTAIKPLDHSHDLPPPGKKGRTYICSCMIFLRPTNGAKLLMKKWIEELETQPWSRAKKANDQPGFNWALNKTANQVDMYLLSQAAFPTGGLYFKNKTWVKETKGKHAIIHNNYIVGFEKKIKRFRDFNLWLVDDHASESPLGKLE from the exons atggcgCAGCAAAAGTTCCTTCACCAGCGACCAATCCAAAACCCATTCACAAAcccattctcttcttctcctctttccacttcttcaatctcaaatCGTCCAATCTCTCTACTCAGCCGCAACggtctcctcctccttctcgCTCTCCTCGTTATCCTCGGCGTATTCTTACCCTGGGCAGGATCTCCTTTATTCCCGTCTCCAAACAAACTCTCTCCTTCTCAATCCAAATGGCGCGACTATTCCCTCCCTCAAGCTGTCAAATTCGTAGCTAAGAACGGGACTGTGATCGTATGCGCCGTTAGCTATCCTTACTTGCCGTTTCTCAACAATTGGTTGATTAGTGTTTCTAGACAGAAGCATCAGGATCAAGTTCTCGTCATCGCTGAGGATTACGCTACTCTCTACAAAGTTAACGAGAAATGGCCTGGTCACGCCGTTCTCATTCCTCCGGCGCTCGATTCTCAGACCGCTCACAAATTCGGTTCTCAG GGATTCTTCAATTTCACAGCACGGAGGCCGCAACATCTCTTGGAAATTTTGGAGTTAGGTTACAATGTTATGTACAACGATGTTGATATGGTTTGGTTGCAAGATCCGTTTCAGTATTTAGAGGGAAAGCACGATGCTTACTTCATGGATGATATGACTGCa ATTAAGCCTTTGGATCACTCTCATGATTTACCACCTCCGGGTAAAAAAGGAAGGACTTATATTTGTAGCTGTATGATTTTCTTGCGTCCCACTAATGGCGCAAAACTTCTCATGAAGAAATGGATCGAGGAGCTTGAAACGCAACCTTGGTCCAGAGCTAAGAAAGCAAATGATCAGCCTGGTTTTAACTGGGCACTTAACAAAACAGCTAATCAG GTGGATATGTACTTGCTTTCGCAGGCAGCTTTCCCAACAGGAGGATTGTatttcaagaacaaaacatggGTTAAAGAAACAAAGGGAAAACATGCGATAATCCACAATAACTACATAGTCGGttttgagaagaagatcaaacgTTTCCGTGACTTTAATCTATGGCTAGTCGATGATCATGCTTCCGAGTCTCCTTTAGGGAAATTAGAGTAA
- a CDS encoding glycosyl transferase family 1 protein (glycosyl transferase family 1 protein; FUNCTIONS IN: transferase activity, transferring glycosyl groups; INVOLVED IN: biosynthetic process; LOCATED IN: cellular_component unknown; EXPRESSED IN: 22 plant structures; EXPRESSED DURING: 13 growth stages; CONTAINS InterPro DOMAIN/s: Glycosyl transferase, group 1 (InterPro:IPR001296); BEST Arabidopsis thaliana protein match is: UDP-Glycosyltransferase superfamily protein (TAIR:AT5G04480.1); Has 816 Blast hits to 811 proteins in 174 species: Archae - 9; Bacteria - 331; Metazoa - 0; Fungi - 0; Plants - 66; Viruses - 0; Other Eukaryotes - 410 (source: NCBI BLink).), translating to MGSLESGIPTKRDNGGVRGGRQQQQQQQQQQFFLQRNRSRLSRFFLLKSFNYLLWISIICVFFFFAVLFQMFLPGLVIDKSDKPWISKEILPPDLVGFREKGFLDFGDDVRIEPTKLLMKFQRDAHGFNFTSSSLNTTLQRFGFRKPKLALVFGDLLADPEQVLMVSLSKALQEVGYAIEVYSLEDGPVNSIWQKMGVPVTILKPNQESSCVIDWLSYDGIIVNSLRARSMFTCFMQEPFKSLPLIWVINEETLAVRSRQYNSTGQTELLTDWKKIFSRASVVVFHNYLLPILYTEFDAGNFYVIPGSPEEVCKAKNLEFPPQKDDVVISIVGSQFLYKGQWLEHALLLQALRPLFSGNYLESDNSHLKIIVLGGETASNYSVAIETISQNLTYPKEAVKHVRVAGNVDKILESSDLVIYGSFLEEQSFPEILMKAMSLGKPIVAPDLFNIRKYVDDRVTGYLFPKQNLKVLSQVVLEVITEGKISPLAQKIAMMGKTTVKNMMARETIEGYAALLENMLKFSSEVASPKDVQKVPPELREEWSWHPFEAFMDTSPNNRIARSYEFLAKVEGHWNYTPGEAMKFGAVNDDSFVYEIWEEERYLQMMNSKKRREDEELKSRVLQYRGTWEDVYKSAKRADRSKNDLHERDEGELLRTGQPLCIYEPYFGEGTWSFLHQDPLYRGVGLSVKGRRPRMDDVDASSRLPLFNNPYYRDALGDFGAFFAISNKIDRLHKNSWIGFQSWRATARKESLSKIAEDALLNAIQTRKHGDALYFWVRMDKDPRNPLQKPFWSFCDAINAGNCRFAYNETLKKMYSIKNLDSLPPMPEDGDTWSVMQSWALPTRSFLEFVMFSRMFVDSLDAQIYEEHHRTNRCYLSLTKDKHCYSRVLELLVNVWAYHSARRIVYIDPETGLMQEQHKQKNRRGKMWVKWFDYTTLKTMDEDLAEEADSDRRVGHWLWPWTGEIVWRGTLEKEKQKKNLEKEEKKKKSRDKLSRMRSRSGRQKVIGKYVKPPPENETVTGNSTLLNVVDA from the exons ATGGGTTCTTTGGAATCTGGGATTCCGACGAAGCGAGATAACGGCGGCGTAAGAGGTGGAAGacagcaacaacagcaacagcaacagcaacagtTCTTCTTGCAGAGAAACAGATCGAGACTCTCCAGATTCTTTCTATTGAAGAGTTTTAATTACCTCCTATGGATTTCTATAatttgtgtcttcttcttcttcgctgtGCTGTTCCAGATGTTTTTGCCGGGTTTGGTGATTGATAAATCGGATAAACCATGGATTAGTAAGGAGATTTTGCCACCTGATTTGGTTGGTTTTAGGGAGAAagggtttttggattttggtgaTGATGTTAGAATTGAGCCCACCAAGCTTCTGATGAAATTCCAAAGAGATGCTCatggttttaattttacatcttcttctctcaataCCACTCTGCAGCGTTTTGGATTCAGAAAGCCTAAGCTAGCTCTG GTTTTTGGCGATTTGTTAGCTGATCCAGAACAGGTGTTAATGGTGTCTCTCTCCAAGGCACTGCAAGAGGTTGGCTATGCAATTGAG GTTTACTCGCTTGAAGATGGTCCAGTGAATAGTATTTGGCAGAAAATGGGAGTTCCAGTCACAATACTCAAGCCTAATCAGGAATCGAGTTGTGTTATCGACTGGCTCTC CTATGATGGCATAATTGTGAACTCTCTCCGAGCTAGGAGTATGTTTACTTG CTTCATGCAAGAACCTTTCAAATCTTTGCCTCTTATTTGGGtcatcaatgaagaaactctTGCTGTTCGGTCTAGACAGTACAACTCAACAGGGCAGACTGAACTCCTCACTGACTGGAAAAAGATTTTCAGCCGGGCATCGGTTGTAGTCTTCCATAATTATCTCCTTCCG ATACTCTACACCGAGTTTGATGCTGGCAACTTCTATGTGATTCCCGGATCTCCTGAAGAAGTATGTAAAGCAAAGAATCTAGAGTTTCCTCCACAGAAAGATGATGTGGTCATTTCCATTGTGGGAAGTCAGTTCTTGTACAAGGGTCAATGGCTGGAACATGCCCTGCTTCTGCAAGCTCTACGGCCTTTATTTTCGGGCAATTACCTTGAAAGTGATAATTCCCATCTCAAGATCATAGTTTTAGGTGGAGAGACAGCGTCCAACTACAGCGTAGCTATTGAG ACAATTTCCCAGAACTTGACATATCCAAAAGAGGCTGTGAAGCACGTAAGAGTTGCGGGGAATGTTGATAAGATTCTTGAAAGTTCTGATCTTGTTATATATGGATCATTTCTTGAGGAGCAGTCTTTTCCAGAAATTTTGATGAAGGCCATGTCCTTGGGGAAACCTATAGTTGCACCAGACCTCTTCAACATTAGAAAATAT GTTGACGACAGGGTTACTGGGTATCTCTTCCCCAAGCAGAATCTTAAAGTTCTATCGCAAGTTGTGCTTGAAGTGATAACAGAAGGGAAGATATCTCCATTGGCTCAGAAGATTGCCATGATGGGGAAAACAACTGTTAAAAATATGATGGCTCGGGAAACCATAGAAGGTTATGCAGCTCTACTAGAGAATATGCTCAAGTTTTCTTCGGAAGTTGCTTCTCCTAAGGATGTACAAAAAGTTCCTCCAGAACTGAGAGAAGAGTGGAGTTGGCATCCGTTTGAAGCTTTTATGGATACATCGCCTAATAATAGAATAGCAAGAAGTTATGAGTTCTTAGCGAAGGTTGAGGGGCATTGGAATTATACCCCAGGAGAAGCTATGAAATTTGGAGCTGTTAATGATGATTCGTTCGTGTATGAAATttgggaagaagagagatatcTTCAAATGATGAATAGTAAAAAAAGACGAGAAGACGAGGAG CTGAAAAGCAGAGTCTTGCAGTATCGTGGGACATGGGAAGATGTATATAAAAGCGCCAAAAGGGCAGACCGAAGTAAGAATGATCTACATGAGAGGGATGAAGGGGAGCTGCTAAGAACCGGTCAACCTTTATGCATATATGAACCCTATTTTGGTGAAGGAACCTGGTCGTTTCTACATCAAGATCCCCTCTATCGTGGGGTTGGCCTG TCAGTTAAAGGACGTAGACCTAGGATGGATGATGTCGATGCATCATCACGTCTTCCGCTTTTCAACAATCCGTACTATCGCGATGCTCTTGGTGACTTTGGAGCTTTTTTTGCAATCTCAAACAAGATTGATCGGTTACACAAGAATTCATGGATTGGGTTTCAGTCCTGGAGAGCGACTGCCAGGAAG GAATCTTTATCCAAGATTGCTGAAGACGCATTACTTAATGCTATACAAACACGAAAACACGGAGATGCCTTATATTTTTGGGTTCGCATGGACAAAGATCCCAGAAATCCTCTGCAGAAACCCTTTTGGTCGTTCTGTGATGCCATAAATGCTGGGAATTGCAG GTTTGCTTACAACgaaactttgaagaaaatgTACAGTATCAAGAACTTGGACTCATTGCCACCAATGCCCGAGGATGGGGATACATGGTCTGTGATGCAGAGCTGGGCATTGCCAACAAGATCCTTCTTAGAGTTTGTCATGTTCTCAAG GATGTTTGTGGATTCACTAGATGCACAGATATATGAAGAGCATCATCGAACAAACCGTTGCTATCTGAGTTTAACCAAA GACAAGCATTGCTATTCGCGGGTACTAGAGCTTCTGGTGAACGTATGGGCTTACCACAGTGCAAGACGCATTGTCTACATAGATCCTGAGACTGGTTTGATGCAAGAGCAACACAAACAGAAGAACCGGCGAGGGAAAATGTGGGTGAAGTGGTTCGATTACACAACTCTGAAAACAATGGACGAAGATCTAGCTGAAGAAGCCGACTCAGACCGTCGTGTGGGTCACTGGCTATGGCCATGGACTGGCGAGATCGTGTGGCGCGGTAcattagagaaagagaagcaaaagaagaatttagagaaagaggagaagaagaagaagagtcgaGATAAGCTGAGTAGAATGAGAAGTAGAAGTGGTCGTCAGAAAGTGATCGGAAAATATGTAAAACCACCGCCTGAGAACGAAACTGTTACCGGAAATTCCACTTTGTTAAATGTAGTAGAcgcataa
- the MGP4 gene encoding Nucleotide-diphospho-sugar transferase family protein (Nucleotide-diphospho-sugar transferase family protein; FUNCTIONS IN: molecular_function unknown; INVOLVED IN: biological_process unknown; LOCATED IN: endoplasmic reticulum; EXPRESSED IN: 22 plant structures; EXPRESSED DURING: 13 growth stages; CONTAINS InterPro DOMAIN/s: Reticulon (InterPro:IPR003388), Nucleotide-diphospho-sugar transferase, predicted (InterPro:IPR005069); BEST Arabidopsis thaliana protein match is: rhamnogalacturonan xylosyltransferase 2 (TAIR:AT4G01750.1); Has 275 Blast hits to 271 proteins in 27 species: Archae - 0; Bacteria - 0; Metazoa - 0; Fungi - 0; Plants - 259; Viruses - 0; Other Eukaryotes - 16 (source: NCBI BLink).) — protein sequence MAQQKFLHQRPIQNPFTNPFSSSPLSTSSISNRPISLLSRNGLLLLLALLVILGVFLPWAGSPLFPSPNKLSPSQSKWRDYSLPQAVKFVAKNGTVIVCAVSYPYLPFLNNWLISVSRQKHQDQVLVIAEDYATLYKVNEKWPGHAVLIPPALDSQTAHKFGSQGFFNFTARRPQHLLEILELGYNVMYNDVDMVWLQDPFQYLEGKHDAYFMDDMTAIKPLDHSHDLPPPGKKGRTYICSCMIFLRPTNGAKLLMKKWIEELETQPWSRAKKANDQPGFNWALNKTANQVCSFFLVPQ from the exons atggcgCAGCAAAAGTTCCTTCACCAGCGACCAATCCAAAACCCATTCACAAAcccattctcttcttctcctctttccacttcttcaatctcaaatCGTCCAATCTCTCTACTCAGCCGCAACggtctcctcctccttctcgCTCTCCTCGTTATCCTCGGCGTATTCTTACCCTGGGCAGGATCTCCTTTATTCCCGTCTCCAAACAAACTCTCTCCTTCTCAATCCAAATGGCGCGACTATTCCCTCCCTCAAGCTGTCAAATTCGTAGCTAAGAACGGGACTGTGATCGTATGCGCCGTTAGCTATCCTTACTTGCCGTTTCTCAACAATTGGTTGATTAGTGTTTCTAGACAGAAGCATCAGGATCAAGTTCTCGTCATCGCTGAGGATTACGCTACTCTCTACAAAGTTAACGAGAAATGGCCTGGTCACGCCGTTCTCATTCCTCCGGCGCTCGATTCTCAGACCGCTCACAAATTCGGTTCTCAG GGATTCTTCAATTTCACAGCACGGAGGCCGCAACATCTCTTGGAAATTTTGGAGTTAGGTTACAATGTTATGTACAACGATGTTGATATGGTTTGGTTGCAAGATCCGTTTCAGTATTTAGAGGGAAAGCACGATGCTTACTTCATGGATGATATGACTGCa ATTAAGCCTTTGGATCACTCTCATGATTTACCACCTCCGGGTAAAAAAGGAAGGACTTATATTTGTAGCTGTATGATTTTCTTGCGTCCCACTAATGGCGCAAAACTTCTCATGAAGAAATGGATCGAGGAGCTTGAAACGCAACCTTGGTCCAGAGCTAAGAAAGCAAATGATCAGCCTGGTTTTAACTGGGCACTTAACAAAACAGCTAATCAGGTATGTTCTTTCTTCCTAGTTCCACAGTAA